From a single Vibrio toranzoniae genomic region:
- a CDS encoding helicase-related protein, with the protein MSSLPIDSYQKTFHEQLSNSHLVVEAETGSGKSTRLPVWASAHGRVLVVEPRRIACTSLAKYLAQQSGEKLGSKVGYAIKLESEYNEQTNVVFVTPGIALRWLSEDGLAGFDVIVVDEFHERRWDIDLLVAILKQKLSHRLVITSATIEGERLAHYLNANRISCEGRTYQVAIEHRATESRTLPDIRHLEQRIAEEVTHQLIASYGDMLVFLPGKKEIMQCEQALAKNPDIQVIKLHASVSDKERDLALSGRNTGNSYNGSGLRKVILATNVAETSLTIPDIGVVIDSGLERRTVQRNGRTTLMLKSISRASAKQRAGRAGRVMDGVCVRLYGEHAALELVTPPELQREELTEPMLAAACCGAPLESLSFLDSIPDKSLNSATQTLLTMEAININHQITEHGKKLYPLPIDALYADIVTRIKTKALKEAMVDLTAALSVPARLYQLPSNAEHLEALAQQEKEGCDLSLLIQIVRGRDYPHLEIDQQALNEAQGLAKQMREVFELPQLEVASRFQRIELLKTIMNLHPELVFVRRVKRKEAFANGMLEVVLGRQNRFPDNAQAMLVLDTHSLPGRGVKQTLTLATTTAPVPLELVVEAELGEWQQGETVVNDEGVFTEMALVYAGRTITTKLVAAEGQLSLKLIVDLVVSGELLPGFAERRTQEIKHWQLYVRLGLDEQIHNTPEIEQLSFEGWFIEQLEVLGVTDISDLEMFEHSDIPFEGIPTWLYSEFSEKYPFALSLADLQLSVEYFPGRKLIYVHYQSGGRKLSAKRWELPTWSGWRIQYKKASRIIDIK; encoded by the coding sequence ATGTCATCACTTCCCATCGATTCTTATCAAAAAACTTTCCATGAACAGCTCTCTAATTCTCATCTTGTTGTCGAAGCTGAAACTGGATCGGGTAAATCAACACGCTTACCAGTTTGGGCATCAGCGCATGGGCGAGTGTTGGTTGTTGAACCAAGACGAATCGCTTGTACGTCACTCGCTAAATATTTAGCGCAACAATCGGGTGAGAAGCTAGGTTCAAAAGTTGGCTATGCCATCAAGCTAGAGTCGGAATACAACGAGCAAACGAACGTTGTGTTTGTGACTCCCGGTATTGCATTACGTTGGTTATCAGAAGATGGGCTCGCAGGCTTTGACGTCATCGTTGTTGATGAATTTCACGAAAGACGGTGGGATATCGATCTGCTGGTGGCGATTCTCAAACAAAAACTGAGCCATCGTTTGGTGATAACATCAGCAACGATTGAAGGGGAGCGTCTTGCTCACTACTTGAATGCGAATCGAATCAGTTGCGAAGGTCGAACCTATCAAGTTGCTATTGAACACCGAGCGACGGAATCAAGAACATTGCCGGATATTCGACATTTAGAGCAACGTATTGCAGAAGAAGTGACTCATCAACTTATCGCTTCTTATGGTGATATGTTGGTTTTCCTGCCGGGAAAAAAAGAGATCATGCAATGTGAACAAGCCTTGGCGAAAAATCCGGATATCCAAGTCATTAAATTGCATGCATCGGTCAGTGATAAAGAGCGAGATCTTGCGTTGTCTGGTCGCAATACTGGTAATAGCTATAATGGCAGCGGTTTGCGAAAGGTCATTCTTGCTACCAACGTGGCAGAAACCTCATTAACCATTCCCGACATTGGTGTGGTGATAGATTCAGGATTGGAAAGACGAACCGTTCAACGCAACGGCAGAACGACTCTGATGCTCAAATCCATATCACGAGCCAGTGCCAAGCAACGAGCGGGCCGTGCGGGTAGGGTGATGGATGGTGTCTGCGTTCGCCTATATGGTGAACACGCTGCATTAGAGTTAGTCACGCCTCCTGAGCTGCAGCGCGAAGAACTGACAGAGCCAATGCTTGCAGCTGCCTGCTGTGGAGCACCACTTGAGAGCCTATCTTTCCTCGATTCTATTCCTGATAAATCGCTAAACAGCGCGACTCAAACCTTGCTAACGATGGAAGCGATTAACATCAACCATCAAATTACTGAGCACGGTAAAAAGCTATACCCGCTACCGATTGATGCTCTGTATGCCGATATCGTTACTCGAATCAAAACCAAAGCACTCAAAGAGGCCATGGTGGATCTCACGGCCGCATTGTCCGTTCCGGCTCGTTTGTACCAATTACCTAGCAATGCAGAGCACCTTGAAGCGCTGGCTCAGCAAGAAAAAGAAGGGTGTGATTTATCCCTGTTAATTCAGATTGTTCGCGGTCGTGATTATCCGCATTTAGAAATAGACCAACAGGCATTAAATGAAGCCCAAGGTTTGGCGAAGCAAATGCGTGAGGTGTTTGAGCTTCCTCAGTTAGAAGTCGCGTCACGTTTCCAACGCATTGAACTGCTTAAGACCATTATGAATCTGCATCCTGAACTGGTGTTTGTACGCCGAGTTAAAAGAAAAGAAGCCTTTGCGAATGGCATGTTAGAGGTGGTACTCGGCCGTCAGAATCGTTTCCCTGATAATGCACAAGCCATGTTGGTGTTGGACACTCATAGCTTGCCGGGGCGTGGCGTGAAGCAAACACTGACCTTAGCGACGACCACTGCGCCTGTTCCTTTAGAACTCGTTGTTGAAGCAGAATTGGGTGAATGGCAGCAAGGTGAAACCGTGGTCAATGATGAGGGCGTGTTTACCGAAATGGCATTGGTGTACGCTGGCCGCACGATTACGACTAAGTTAGTGGCGGCAGAAGGTCAGTTGTCGTTGAAGCTTATCGTAGACCTCGTAGTCAGCGGTGAGCTGCTTCCCGGTTTTGCAGAACGCCGCACTCAAGAGATCAAGCATTGGCAGTTGTACGTGAGACTTGGCCTCGATGAGCAAATACACAATACCCCAGAGATTGAACAATTGAGTTTTGAGGGATGGTTTATAGAGCAACTCGAAGTGTTAGGGGTTACTGACATCAGCGACCTAGAAATGTTCGAGCATTCAGATATTCCCTTTGAAGGCATCCCAACTTGGCTCTATTCAGAGTTTTCAGAAAAATATCCGTTTGCCTTGAGCCTTGCCGATTTACAGCTTAGTGTCGAATACTTCCCCGGAAGAAAGCTGATTTACGTGCATTATCAATCGGGTGGTCGCAAGTTATCGGCAAAACGTTGGGAGCTACCAACATGGTCAGGATGGCGTATTCAATATAAAAAAGCGAGCCGTATTATCGATATCAAATAG
- a CDS encoding phosphoribosylaminoimidazolesuccinocarboxamide synthase produces the protein MSLADQVLAVNDDLPIRTDKPVHSGKVRSVYWLTEEDSQRLIQEKGYDVAPDAPLAIMVISDRISAFDCIWRGEGNLKGIPGKGAALNAISNHWFKLFQDNGLADSHILDIPHPFVWIVQKARPVMIEAICRQYITGSMWRAYANGEREFCGIEMPEGLEKDKKLPELLITPSTKGILKGIPGVPEADDVNITRNSIKDNFAAFNFTQESDIAHYEKLLKEGFNVISQALANVDQIFVDTKFEFGYVNDAQGKEKLIYMDEVGTPDSSRIWDAQEYKNGNIVENSKEGFRQFLLNYFPDADILLNKERMPEREALARDNELPLDSLMSLSRTYLDIAAKITGAEIVLSDNPKQEIIDILRADYGLID, from the coding sequence ATGAGCCTTGCTGATCAAGTTCTTGCCGTAAATGATGACCTACCAATCCGCACTGATAAACCTGTCCACAGTGGCAAGGTTCGCTCAGTCTACTGGTTAACTGAAGAAGATAGCCAACGACTAATTCAAGAGAAAGGCTACGATGTAGCACCAGACGCTCCTCTAGCTATTATGGTGATCAGTGACCGAATCTCTGCGTTTGATTGTATCTGGCGCGGTGAAGGGAATCTTAAAGGTATTCCAGGTAAGGGGGCGGCTCTGAATGCTATCTCTAACCATTGGTTCAAACTGTTCCAAGACAACGGGCTTGCCGATAGTCATATTCTTGATATCCCTCACCCATTCGTATGGATTGTACAAAAAGCTCGCCCGGTCATGATTGAAGCTATTTGTCGTCAATACATCACAGGCTCAATGTGGCGTGCATACGCGAATGGCGAACGCGAATTCTGTGGTATCGAGATGCCGGAAGGACTTGAGAAAGACAAGAAACTACCTGAGCTTCTAATCACACCTTCAACAAAAGGGATTTTAAAAGGTATCCCCGGCGTACCTGAAGCTGATGACGTCAACATCACACGTAACAGCATCAAAGATAACTTCGCAGCGTTCAACTTTACTCAAGAGAGTGATATCGCACATTACGAGAAACTGCTAAAGGAAGGCTTTAACGTTATCAGCCAAGCATTAGCTAACGTAGACCAAATCTTTGTCGATACGAAGTTTGAATTTGGCTATGTAAACGATGCTCAAGGCAAAGAGAAACTCATTTATATGGATGAAGTCGGCACTCCAGACTCATCGCGAATCTGGGATGCTCAGGAATACAAAAACGGCAATATCGTTGAAAACTCAAAAGAAGGTTTCCGTCAGTTCTTGCTTAACTACTTCCCTGATGCAGACATCTTGTTGAACAAAGAACGTATGCCAGAGCGTGAAGCATTAGCTCGTGATAATGAACTTCCACTAGATTCATTAATGTCTTTGTCTCGAACTTACCTTGATATCGCAGCAAAAATTACAGGTGCTGAGATCGTACTGAGCGACAATCCTAAACAAGAGATCATCGATATATTGCGTGCCGACTACGGGCTGATCGACTAA
- a CDS encoding SulA-like leucine-rich domain-containing protein: MIQAHVKAQHSSPLVHCAFTSVSRKNKNSNEEALFARMALLSNQYQWLLFTAQTPRPSAKQLKQHNVCCDRVIHMKASHQMTEVETVEKAIRSKNASAIVASSSIDQFSQQYLRTLGLRFQCEVFFMDANSERIH; this comes from the coding sequence ATGATTCAAGCACACGTTAAAGCACAACACTCTAGCCCGCTAGTTCACTGCGCATTTACATCAGTTTCTCGCAAAAACAAAAACTCAAACGAGGAAGCGTTGTTCGCAAGAATGGCGTTGCTGTCCAATCAATATCAATGGCTGCTGTTTACTGCTCAAACACCAAGACCATCAGCCAAGCAGCTCAAACAACATAACGTGTGCTGCGACCGCGTTATTCATATGAAAGCATCGCACCAAATGACAGAAGTCGAGACAGTCGAGAAAGCCATCCGCTCTAAGAATGCGAGTGCGATTGTTGCGAGTTCTTCTATTGACCAGTTCAGTCAACAGTACCTAAGAACGTTAGGGTTGCGCTTTCAGTGTGAAGTCTTCTTTATGGATGCCAATTCAGAACGTATTCACTAA
- a CDS encoding J domain-containing protein — protein MLILSNLLSSSFLRTLFLALTFSTIQLSITHFVYAESSGEFSLESQPQDPVSQYQLAQAYESGGDVPLSTSDAFYWYTQSADNGNSDAQFKLGEWYLAGTSVEQDNKQALEWFIKAALQGNKQAPLEVAKIYESSLNKELLQPLDAAQLWYEAALPDHPDAEDGYNRVLETQFNQQRAKQISSIEQLDNSTDTSSNSKQTSSSLPRNPDSNSRQPPSLANISMFELSIGALVALLSVTTTLFIIRARHNPNSAILSQQRDSLEDQIKAQSATIKHQKRQLHAMFTELKKQKNSKEIQKLQMACALFGYTPSSIPEQRSVKARYKQLSKIYHPDASGCDEEMKRLNNALKILLENVTKP, from the coding sequence TTGCTTATCTTATCCAACTTGTTGTCGTCGTCATTTCTTAGAACTCTATTTCTAGCCCTCACCTTTTCCACGATACAGTTGTCAATCACACATTTCGTTTATGCTGAAAGCAGTGGTGAGTTTTCACTAGAATCACAACCTCAAGATCCAGTTTCTCAATATCAGTTAGCTCAAGCTTATGAGTCGGGGGGCGACGTCCCCCTTAGCACCAGCGACGCATTTTATTGGTATACGCAATCAGCAGATAATGGCAATTCAGATGCGCAATTTAAACTCGGCGAGTGGTACTTGGCGGGAACAAGTGTCGAGCAAGATAACAAACAAGCCTTAGAGTGGTTCATCAAAGCGGCATTGCAAGGTAACAAGCAAGCGCCTCTAGAAGTAGCTAAGATCTACGAGTCCTCACTTAATAAGGAGCTCCTTCAACCACTAGATGCCGCGCAGCTATGGTATGAAGCAGCCTTACCAGACCATCCTGACGCAGAAGATGGATACAATCGTGTTCTGGAAACACAATTCAACCAACAACGCGCAAAGCAGATTTCTTCAATTGAACAGCTCGATAATAGTACTGATACTTCAAGTAACTCTAAGCAAACCTCTAGTTCTCTACCGAGGAATCCAGATTCAAACTCACGCCAACCGCCTTCTTTAGCAAATATATCGATGTTTGAGTTATCGATTGGCGCACTTGTTGCACTTTTAAGCGTTACCACCACTCTCTTTATAATCCGAGCGAGACATAACCCAAACTCTGCGATATTGAGCCAGCAACGGGATTCTCTTGAAGATCAGATAAAAGCTCAAAGTGCTACGATAAAGCATCAAAAAAGACAACTGCATGCGATGTTTACCGAACTAAAGAAACAGAAAAATTCAAAGGAAATACAAAAATTACAAATGGCTTGCGCTTTATTCGGATATACACCGAGCTCTATTCCTGAACAGAGAAGTGTAAAAGCTAGATACAAACAACTATCAAAAATATACCACCCTGACGCTAGCGGGTGCGACGAAGAAATGAAGCGCTTGAACAATGCACTAAAAATCCTACTAGAAAATGTTACAAAACCGTAA
- a CDS encoding OmpA family protein produces MKKITLALALTAALTGCQATQRQNATTGESETNSATQGALIGAIAGAVAGAVTGDDSKDRRKRALIGAAGGAAVGGGVGYYFDQQEAALREELMNSGVQVQRVGENQLLLRLENGIGFDSSSYALQSSIHNTLRGVARILVEYPDTSLVIEGHTDSTGRESTNQILSERRAESVRSFLVSQNVAAGRAIARGNGERYPLCDNKTSQGRACNRRVEIQILPLK; encoded by the coding sequence TTGAAAAAAATCACTCTAGCCCTAGCGCTTACTGCCGCTCTAACGGGTTGCCAGGCAACGCAACGCCAAAACGCGACAACTGGCGAGTCTGAGACTAACTCTGCAACTCAAGGCGCTCTAATTGGTGCTATCGCAGGCGCCGTTGCTGGGGCTGTTACCGGTGACGATTCTAAAGACCGCCGTAAGCGGGCTTTAATTGGTGCTGCGGGCGGAGCTGCCGTTGGCGGAGGTGTTGGTTACTACTTTGACCAACAAGAAGCCGCACTTCGTGAAGAGCTAATGAACTCAGGAGTTCAAGTACAGCGTGTAGGTGAGAACCAACTTCTACTTCGTCTAGAGAACGGCATCGGTTTTGATTCCAGCTCTTACGCTTTGCAGTCTAGCATTCACAACACGCTGCGCGGTGTTGCTCGTATCTTAGTTGAATATCCAGATACTAGCCTAGTGATTGAAGGTCACACTGACAGCACTGGCCGTGAATCGACTAACCAAATCCTTTCCGAGCGTCGCGCCGAATCCGTTCGTTCATTCTTGGTCTCTCAAAATGTAGCGGCAGGTCGTGCTATTGCCCGTGGTAACGGTGAGCGCTACCCTCTTTGTGACAACAAAACCTCTCAAGGTCGTGCTTGCAACCGTCGCGTAGAAATTCAAATCTTGCCACTTAAGTAG
- a CDS encoding DUF2786 domain-containing protein: protein MDKKKALKKIAKCLELGNSANVNEAANAIKMAHSLMLKYGLEKDDIEFIKMGKTQSSHLLPANISSTLLRVIRGINTKFGVEAVLLNHKGLKRVEFIGEADRAIFAAFAFDIIYRELNEHTGQFRNSFAGSGTGSLEVTRRVNSFVSGWVEGALEKLPTITPDDESNNKINNYIDKEFKNIDRETFKQQLREAMKNLTADYEVGLKKGRKLSVNRPVAGAQAAKKITKS from the coding sequence ATGGATAAGAAAAAAGCCCTAAAGAAAATTGCCAAGTGTCTTGAGCTTGGAAATTCTGCGAACGTCAATGAAGCTGCCAATGCGATAAAAATGGCGCACAGCTTGATGCTGAAATATGGTCTCGAAAAAGACGATATTGAGTTTATCAAGATGGGAAAAACTCAATCCAGTCATCTGTTACCTGCAAATATCAGTTCTACACTGCTGCGTGTTATTCGTGGTATCAACACCAAATTTGGTGTTGAAGCCGTGCTACTGAATCACAAAGGCCTCAAGCGTGTTGAATTCATTGGTGAAGCCGATCGCGCTATCTTTGCAGCTTTTGCGTTCGATATTATTTATCGCGAGCTGAATGAACACACGGGCCAATTCAGAAATAGCTTCGCTGGCTCTGGAACCGGATCATTAGAGGTTACACGTCGTGTGAACTCGTTTGTTTCAGGTTGGGTTGAAGGTGCGCTTGAGAAGCTACCTACTATTACCCCAGACGATGAATCAAACAACAAGATCAATAACTACATTGATAAAGAATTCAAAAATATCGACCGCGAAACTTTCAAGCAACAACTGAGAGAAGCGATGAAAAACCTCACCGCAGATTATGAAGTTGGCTTGAAGAAAGGCCGTAAACTGTCTGTTAATAGACCAGTTGCCGGCGCCCAGGCAGCGAAAAAGATAACTAAATCATAG
- a CDS encoding DUF3334 family protein: protein MKKNKTVTTEDILLKLCQSVSSVLTSATASQVSYSAMVQKINKTSLKPDFGCFVLFDGGFSGLVVINFTSKAALEIYANYMRNMGMPEEELAVLHTSDEVGDVLGELMNQLVGDFTNKIRKELQTNITQNQPKMLALNKQVNLSVDTNLDRPQARRVTFSTEKNNIFYLELAMDKTEFIQLEEFEIAEDECPDSILETTQKNMQGANKPTQSSGNDSAADLLDELGI, encoded by the coding sequence ATGAAAAAAAACAAAACAGTCACAACTGAAGATATTCTTCTTAAGCTATGCCAATCAGTCTCCAGCGTACTCACTTCAGCGACGGCTTCTCAAGTGTCCTATTCAGCCATGGTTCAAAAAATCAATAAAACGAGTTTGAAACCTGATTTCGGCTGTTTCGTCTTATTTGACGGTGGTTTTTCCGGTCTTGTTGTTATCAACTTTACGTCAAAAGCGGCATTAGAGATCTATGCCAATTATATGCGTAACATGGGGATGCCAGAAGAAGAACTTGCTGTTCTCCATACTTCAGACGAAGTTGGTGATGTATTGGGTGAATTAATGAATCAATTAGTCGGCGACTTTACGAATAAAATCCGTAAAGAACTGCAAACTAACATCACGCAAAACCAGCCTAAAATGCTGGCGCTTAACAAGCAAGTTAACCTTTCTGTAGACACCAACCTAGATCGTCCACAAGCGCGCCGTGTAACTTTCTCAACCGAAAAGAACAATATCTTCTATCTTGAGTTAGCCATGGATAAGACAGAATTCATCCAATTGGAAGAATTTGAAATCGCTGAGGACGAATGTCCAGATAGCATTCTTGAAACTACTCAGAAAAATATGCAAGGAGCAAACAAACCCACTCAAAGCTCAGGCAACGATTCTGCAGCGGATCTACTCGATGAACTCGGAATCTAA
- the ydiJ gene encoding D-2-hydroxyglutarate dehydrogenase YdiJ, whose product MLPRLQLNADVDPVVVRFLDDLKTVGFTGDIESQYSSRLAVATDNSVYQQLPQAVILPKTTHDVALIGKVGSKSAYERVTFSPRGGGTGTNGQSLTKGVVVDLSRYMNKVLEINENEGWVRVQSGVVKDQLNDAVRPYGYFFSPDLSTSNRATIGGMVNTDASGQGSLKYGKTSDHVLSLQAVFADGSCLESDLSHGLPVEGEFAHHALAVTEAVCREKRAQILNKFPPLNRFLTGYDLKNAINEQDDSFDLTRVLCGAEGSLAFITEAKLNLTKIPKARTLVNVKYNTFDSALRNAPFMVEAKALSVETVDSRVLNLAKQDIVWHTVSDLLMDVPNKEMLGINMVEFAGQDEAEVEQQVQALTAQLETMVETEEAGVIGFQVCSDLASIGRIYNMRKKAVGLLGAAKGRAKPVAFAEDTCVPPENLADFISEFRVLLDSKELNYGMFGHVDAGVLHVRPALDLCDPMQEALMHEVSDEVVKLVAKYGGLMWGEHGKGFRSEYGPDFFGEELFTELRRVKAAFDPHNKMNPGKICTPLESDAELVKVTDTKRGFYDRQIDVQVRDSFKQAMECNGNGLCFNYDTSSPMCPSMKVTADRRHSPKGRAGLVREWLRQLTEQGVDILDLEQEALKDNTPLKTMVERVRNTMNKRHEYDFSHEVHEAMNGCLACKACASQCPIKVDVPSFRSRFLNIYYSRYQRPAKDYLVANIESMLPLMAKAPKVVNAALGQKWVQSATAKTVGYVDAPLMSVPTLKNRLASKELQLFDIQYLEGLSSEQKKQHVLIVQDPFTSFYDAEVVEDFVTLAQKLGKTPVLLPFKPNGKALHIKGFLSRFAREAKSTSDFLSMVADIGIPLVGVDPALVLCYRDEYVEILADKRGDFDVLTVHEWLMPSLGDFEARSTSEEMWYLFAHCTEKTKMPNAEKEWGAIFKHFGAALTSVPVGCCGMAGTFGHEVDKLQMSKDIFSLSWKPRMQDLPKERCLVTGYSCRSQVKRFEGEKLAHPLQALAKIL is encoded by the coding sequence ATGTTACCAAGACTTCAACTCAATGCTGATGTCGACCCAGTAGTCGTACGCTTTTTAGATGATTTAAAAACAGTGGGCTTTACTGGCGACATTGAATCTCAATATTCTAGCCGTTTGGCCGTGGCGACTGATAACAGTGTCTATCAGCAATTGCCACAGGCTGTCATTCTTCCTAAGACAACGCACGACGTTGCATTGATCGGCAAAGTTGGCTCTAAATCCGCTTACGAACGAGTGACTTTTTCTCCTCGTGGCGGTGGTACTGGCACCAACGGACAGTCATTAACAAAAGGCGTGGTGGTTGACCTATCACGATATATGAATAAGGTTCTTGAGATTAACGAAAACGAAGGCTGGGTAAGAGTTCAGTCTGGCGTCGTTAAAGACCAACTGAACGATGCTGTGCGTCCCTACGGTTACTTTTTTTCTCCAGATCTTTCAACCAGTAACCGAGCAACTATAGGTGGCATGGTTAATACCGATGCTTCTGGTCAAGGGTCACTCAAGTACGGGAAAACCTCTGATCATGTGTTGTCGCTGCAAGCAGTGTTCGCAGATGGTTCATGTCTCGAATCTGATTTATCACACGGCTTACCCGTTGAGGGTGAATTTGCTCACCATGCACTTGCGGTGACTGAGGCTGTTTGTCGTGAAAAACGTGCTCAAATCCTAAATAAATTCCCCCCGTTGAATCGCTTTTTAACAGGCTATGATCTAAAGAATGCAATCAACGAACAAGATGACAGCTTTGACCTGACTCGCGTTCTATGTGGCGCTGAAGGTTCTTTAGCATTCATCACGGAAGCAAAATTAAACCTAACCAAGATTCCAAAAGCTCGAACACTGGTTAACGTAAAATACAACACGTTTGACTCTGCGTTGCGTAATGCGCCGTTCATGGTTGAAGCGAAAGCACTGTCTGTTGAAACCGTTGATTCAAGAGTATTGAATCTTGCAAAGCAAGATATTGTTTGGCACACCGTGAGCGACCTGCTTATGGATGTGCCAAATAAAGAGATGCTTGGCATCAACATGGTTGAGTTTGCTGGGCAAGATGAAGCGGAAGTTGAACAACAAGTTCAAGCGTTGACTGCACAACTTGAAACCATGGTAGAAACCGAAGAAGCGGGTGTGATTGGCTTCCAAGTGTGCAGCGACTTAGCGAGCATTGGCCGAATCTACAACATGCGTAAGAAAGCGGTGGGTCTGTTAGGTGCGGCGAAAGGCCGAGCTAAGCCGGTCGCTTTTGCTGAAGATACCTGTGTACCACCGGAAAACTTGGCGGATTTTATCTCTGAATTTAGAGTGTTACTCGATTCCAAAGAGTTGAACTACGGCATGTTTGGTCACGTTGACGCGGGCGTATTGCACGTTCGTCCGGCTTTAGATTTGTGTGACCCGATGCAAGAAGCATTAATGCACGAAGTCTCTGATGAAGTGGTTAAGCTGGTGGCGAAATACGGCGGCTTGATGTGGGGTGAGCACGGTAAAGGTTTCCGTTCTGAGTATGGACCTGACTTCTTTGGTGAAGAGCTGTTTACCGAATTAAGACGTGTTAAAGCAGCGTTCGACCCGCACAACAAGATGAACCCAGGCAAGATCTGTACGCCATTAGAAAGCGACGCTGAATTGGTGAAAGTCACCGATACCAAGCGTGGCTTCTATGACCGTCAGATAGACGTTCAAGTCCGTGACAGCTTTAAGCAAGCGATGGAATGTAACGGCAACGGCTTGTGCTTTAACTACGATACGAGCTCGCCAATGTGCCCTTCGATGAAAGTCACGGCAGACCGTCGTCACTCACCAAAAGGCCGTGCAGGCCTCGTGAGAGAATGGTTGCGTCAGTTGACGGAGCAAGGCGTCGATATTCTTGATTTAGAGCAAGAAGCGCTGAAGGACAATACTCCGCTCAAAACCATGGTTGAGCGTGTTCGTAACACGATGAACAAACGCCATGAGTACGATTTCTCGCATGAAGTTCACGAAGCGATGAATGGTTGTCTTGCATGTAAAGCGTGTGCGAGCCAGTGTCCTATTAAAGTCGATGTGCCGAGCTTCCGTTCTCGATTCTTAAACATCTATTACTCGCGTTATCAGCGCCCAGCAAAAGACTATTTAGTTGCCAACATTGAATCCATGCTGCCGCTGATGGCGAAAGCGCCGAAAGTTGTGAACGCAGCATTGGGGCAAAAGTGGGTTCAATCTGCAACGGCGAAAACAGTCGGTTATGTCGATGCACCATTGATGTCGGTGCCTACGCTGAAAAATCGTCTGGCGAGTAAAGAACTGCAGCTGTTCGATATTCAATATCTAGAAGGTCTTTCTTCGGAACAGAAGAAGCAGCATGTATTGATCGTCCAAGACCCGTTTACTAGCTTCTATGATGCAGAGGTGGTTGAAGACTTCGTCACTCTGGCTCAAAAGCTTGGCAAAACTCCGGTCTTACTGCCATTCAAGCCAAATGGTAAAGCACTGCACATCAAAGGCTTTTTAAGTCGTTTTGCACGTGAGGCGAAATCGACGTCTGATTTCTTGTCGATGGTCGCTGATATTGGTATTCCTTTAGTGGGTGTCGATCCGGCTCTGGTACTTTGTTACCGCGATGAATACGTCGAGATCTTAGCGGATAAGCGTGGCGACTTTGATGTGCTCACCGTGCATGAGTGGTTAATGCCATCGCTCGGTGACTTTGAAGCGCGTTCTACAAGTGAGGAAATGTGGTACTTGTTCGCCCACTGTACTGAGAAAACCAAAATGCCGAATGCTGAAAAAGAGTGGGGCGCTATCTTTAAACACTTTGGCGCTGCACTTACCAGTGTTCCTGTCGGTTGCTGTGGTATGGCGGGTACCTTCGGGCATGAAGTCGATAAGCTACAGATGTCGAAAGATATATTCAGTCTAAGTTGGAAGCCAAGGATGCAAGACTTACCGAAAGAGCGTTGCTTAGTGACGGGGTATTCCTGCCGAAGCCAAGTGAAGCGTTTTGAAGGTGAGAAGCTTGCTCACCCATTACAGGCGCTAGCCAAAATTCTTTAA
- a CDS encoding methyltransferase family protein, whose protein sequence is MRFLELKVPPVALFILVFVASYFSAQHLSVGAIVLPYKVIVLGIGIALSGVVGLSGIWEFRKQKTTVNPIKVETASAVVDSGIFGYTRNPMYLGLFILLFCLGYFFQNLFSVLLSFVFVIYMNHFQIKPEERALEQLFGAEYVDYKQKVRRWI, encoded by the coding sequence ATGAGATTTCTAGAGTTGAAAGTCCCACCGGTTGCTCTATTTATACTAGTATTCGTTGCGTCTTATTTTAGTGCTCAGCACCTGAGTGTAGGGGCAATAGTATTGCCTTATAAGGTCATTGTTCTGGGGATCGGAATTGCACTGAGTGGCGTGGTTGGATTATCTGGTATATGGGAGTTTCGAAAACAGAAAACCACCGTTAATCCGATCAAAGTCGAAACCGCCTCGGCAGTCGTGGACAGTGGTATTTTTGGTTACACGCGAAACCCGATGTATCTAGGGCTATTCATCCTACTGTTTTGCCTTGGCTATTTCTTCCAAAACCTGTTCAGTGTTTTATTAAGTTTTGTATTCGTAATTTACATGAATCATTTCCAGATCAAGCCGGAAGAGCGCGCACTAGAGCAATTATTTGGTGCGGAATATGTTGATTACAAACAAAAGGTTAGACGCTGGATCTGA